In one Nicotiana sylvestris chromosome 8, ASM39365v2, whole genome shotgun sequence genomic region, the following are encoded:
- the LOC138874927 gene encoding uncharacterized protein — MKDFLTAKVYELWIIVNQGPLTPTNHKSQNEIVPKDPSEFVATDFRMMEKNAKVKKILTCGLGPGEYNRISACSNAKEIWDALQTAHEGTNQGKRSRIELLMRNYEIFFMTESEPIQEMMTRFTS, encoded by the coding sequence ATGAAAGATTTCTTGACAGCTAAAGTCTATGAACTATGGATCATAGTGAACCAAGGTCCATTAACTCCTACTAATCATAAATCACAAAATGAAATAGTTCCTAAGGACCCCTCAGAATTTGTGGCAACAGATTTTagaatgatggagaagaatgcaaAGGTTAAGAAAATCCTTACCTGTGGACTTGGTCCTGGTGAGTACAATAGAATATCTGCTTGCTCCAATGCAAAGGAGATCTGGGATGCACTCCAAACTGCTCATGAAGGAACAAATCAAGGGAAGAGATCAAGGATAGAATTGCTTATGAGAAACTATGAGATCTTTTTCATGACGGAGTCTGAGCCCATCCAGGAGATGATGACTAGGTTTACTTCATAA